A stretch of the Archangium violaceum genome encodes the following:
- a CDS encoding M12 family metallopeptidase gives MFNRAMRHTAFLALGLLSTACGDQAATEHESELENDAVYNSQYPKGQSFQVRLAGLKEPVTAVLKGDYAFVGDQVIGQVSGTQVLSVDKQVLLTLDGEARVRAMGSGIVNANGQKWPGGVIPYEIDPAASAATRAAFEGAKADYDAKTSIRWVPRTNQADYVRIITGDGCWSYVGKIGGRQDLSLGNGCGVNPARHELGHAVGLAHEQVRQDRDTWVTVNAGGSQNAIDWGSAGTPIGAYDFESMMHYRNYFVNGRWDYVPKNGFPPEWVGNDRVNTFTAGDLEAIRAIYGGTTTGVCFYSDIDYKGESFCATSDSSWVGTQWNDRISSVKVSPGFEFTLFNDINFGGGGLGCGCDIPNLVQHNFNDLTSSFRIKRK, from the coding sequence ATGTTCAATCGTGCAATGCGTCACACGGCTTTTCTTGCCTTGGGTTTGTTGAGCACCGCGTGTGGAGATCAGGCGGCAACGGAGCACGAGAGCGAGTTGGAAAACGACGCCGTGTACAACTCACAGTACCCGAAAGGCCAGTCCTTTCAGGTGCGGCTGGCCGGCCTGAAAGAGCCCGTTACGGCGGTGCTCAAGGGCGACTATGCCTTTGTCGGCGACCAGGTGATCGGCCAGGTCTCTGGCACGCAGGTGCTCAGCGTGGACAAGCAGGTGCTGTTGACGCTGGATGGTGAAGCGCGAGTCAGGGCCATGGGCTCAGGCATCGTCAACGCCAACGGTCAGAAGTGGCCAGGGGGTGTGATTCCGTACGAGATCGATCCCGCCGCGTCGGCGGCAACACGTGCGGCCTTCGAGGGCGCCAAGGCCGACTACGACGCGAAGACCTCCATCCGCTGGGTTCCCCGAACCAACCAGGCCGATTACGTTCGGATCATCACCGGCGACGGGTGTTGGAGCTACGTCGGCAAGATCGGAGGACGGCAGGATTTGTCGCTGGGCAACGGCTGCGGCGTGAACCCCGCCCGGCACGAGCTCGGCCACGCTGTCGGGTTGGCGCATGAGCAGGTGCGCCAAGACCGCGATACATGGGTCACCGTCAACGCGGGCGGCAGCCAGAACGCCATTGACTGGGGATCGGCGGGCACGCCCATCGGAGCATACGACTTCGAGTCGATGATGCACTACCGCAATTACTTCGTGAATGGCCGTTGGGATTACGTTCCCAAGAATGGCTTTCCGCCGGAGTGGGTTGGCAACGATCGCGTCAACACCTTTACCGCTGGCGACCTCGAGGCCATCCGCGCCATCTACGGCGGCACGACCACTGGAGTCTGCTTCTACTCTGACATCGACTACAAGGGCGAGAGCTTCTGCGCGACCAGCGACAGCTCCTGGGTCGGGACGCAATGGAACGACCGCATCTCCTCGGTCAAGGTGAGCCCCGGCTTCGAGTTCACCTTGTTCAACGACATCAATTTCGGCGGAGGTGGTCTGGGGTGTGGTTGTGACATCCCGAACCTGGTGCAGCACAACTTCAACGATCTCACCTCTTCGTTCCGGATCAAGCGGAAGTAA